A part of Streptomyces sp. DSM 40750 genomic DNA contains:
- a CDS encoding DUF2550 domain-containing protein gives MVLALTVCGSVIALVVVGLFVFGLRRRLIQRSGGTFDCSLRWEAPEKPGSDENGKGWGYGVARYNGDRIEWYRVFSYSPRPRRVLERSSIEVAGRRTPEGEEEMALLSDAVILACLHRGTRLELAMSDDALTGFLAWLEAAPPGQRVNVA, from the coding sequence ATGGTCCTCGCTCTGACTGTGTGCGGGTCGGTGATCGCGCTCGTGGTGGTGGGGCTCTTCGTCTTCGGACTGCGCCGCCGTCTCATCCAGCGCTCCGGCGGCACCTTCGACTGCAGTCTCCGCTGGGAGGCTCCCGAGAAACCCGGCAGCGACGAGAACGGCAAGGGCTGGGGCTACGGAGTGGCCCGCTACAACGGCGACCGCATCGAGTGGTACCGCGTCTTCTCGTACTCCCCCCGCCCCCGCCGTGTCCTGGAGCGCTCGTCGATCGAGGTGGCCGGGCGTCGCACCCCCGAGGGCGAGGAGGAGATGGCGCTGCTCTCCGACGCCGTGATCCTCGCGTGTCTGCACCGCGGGACCCGTCTTGAGCTGGCGATGAGCGACGACGCGCTGACCGGTTTCCTCGCGTGGCTGGAGGCGGCCCCTCCGGGGCAGCGCGTGAACGTCGCCTGA
- the atpA gene encoding F0F1 ATP synthase subunit alpha encodes MAELTIRPEEIRDALENFVQSYKPDAASREEVGTVTLAGDGIAKVEGLPSAMANELLKFEDGTLGLALNLEEREIGAVVLGEFSGIEEGQPVTRTGEVLSVAVGEGYLGRVVDPLGNPIDGLGEIETSGRRALELQAPGVMARKSVHEPMETGYKAVDAMTPIGRGQRQLVIGDRQTGKTALAVDTIINQRDNWRSGDVNKQVRCVYVAIGQKGSTIASVRGALEEAGALEYTTIVAAPASDPAGFKYLAPYTGSAIGQQWMYEGKHVLIIFDDLSKQADAYRAVSLLLRRPPGREAYPGDVFYLHSRLLERCAKLSDDMGAGSMTGLPIVETKANDVSAFIPTNVISITDGQCFLESDLFNAGQRPALNVGISVSRVGGSAQHKAMKQVSGRLRLDLAQYRELEAFAAFGSDLDAASKSQLERGQRLVELLKQAQYQPMPTEDQVVSVWAGTTGKMDDVPVNDIRRFEKELLEYLHRKEQGLMTSIKEGGKMSDDTLTAVADAIAEFKKQFETSDGKLLGEDAPAAAK; translated from the coding sequence ATGGCGGAGCTCACGATCCGGCCGGAGGAGATCCGGGACGCGCTGGAGAACTTCGTCCAGTCGTACAAGCCGGACGCGGCCTCGCGCGAGGAGGTCGGTACGGTCACCCTTGCCGGCGACGGCATCGCGAAGGTCGAGGGTCTTCCCTCGGCCATGGCCAACGAACTGCTGAAGTTCGAGGACGGCACCCTCGGCCTCGCGCTCAACCTGGAAGAGCGCGAGATCGGCGCCGTCGTCCTCGGTGAGTTCAGCGGTATCGAGGAGGGCCAGCCGGTCACCCGTACCGGTGAGGTCCTGTCGGTCGCGGTGGGCGAGGGCTACCTCGGCCGCGTCGTCGACCCGCTCGGCAACCCGATCGACGGCCTCGGCGAGATCGAGACGAGCGGTCGCCGCGCGCTCGAGCTGCAGGCCCCGGGCGTCATGGCCCGTAAGTCGGTGCACGAGCCGATGGAGACCGGCTACAAGGCCGTCGACGCGATGACCCCGATCGGCCGTGGCCAGCGTCAGCTGGTCATCGGTGACCGTCAGACCGGCAAGACCGCCCTGGCCGTCGACACGATCATCAACCAGCGCGACAACTGGCGCTCCGGCGACGTGAACAAGCAGGTCCGCTGCGTCTACGTCGCCATCGGCCAGAAGGGCTCGACCATCGCCTCCGTGCGTGGTGCCCTCGAAGAGGCCGGCGCGCTGGAGTACACGACCATCGTCGCAGCCCCGGCGTCCGACCCGGCCGGCTTCAAGTACCTGGCGCCGTACACCGGTTCGGCCATCGGTCAGCAGTGGATGTACGAGGGCAAGCACGTCCTCATCATCTTCGACGACCTCTCGAAGCAGGCCGACGCCTACCGCGCCGTGTCCCTGCTGCTCCGCCGCCCGCCGGGCCGCGAGGCCTACCCGGGTGACGTCTTCTACCTGCACTCCCGTCTGCTGGAGCGCTGCGCGAAGCTCTCCGACGACATGGGCGCGGGCTCGATGACCGGTCTGCCGATCGTCGAGACGAAGGCCAACGACGTCTCGGCGTTCATCCCGACCAACGTCATCTCCATCACCGACGGCCAGTGCTTCCTGGAGTCGGACCTCTTCAACGCCGGTCAGCGTCCCGCGCTGAACGTCGGTATCTCCGTCTCCCGAGTCGGTGGTTCCGCGCAGCACAAGGCGATGAAGCAGGTCTCCGGTCGTCTCCGTCTGGACCTCGCCCAGTACCGTGAGCTGGAGGCGTTCGCCGCCTTCGGTTCCGACCTGGACGCCGCGTCGAAGTCCCAGCTGGAGCGCGGTCAGCGACTGGTCGAGCTGCTCAAGCAGGCTCAGTACCAGCCGATGCCGACCGAGGACCAGGTCGTGTCCGTGTGGGCCGGTACCACCGGCAAGATGGACGACGTACCGGTCAACGACATCCGCCGCTTCGAGAAGGAGCTCCTGGAGTACCTGCACCGCAAGGAGCAGGGCCTCATGACCTCCATCAAGGAGGGCGGCAAGATGTCGGACGACACCCTCACCGCTGTTGCCGACGCGATCGCCGAATTCAAGAAGCAGTTCGAGACCTCGGACGGCAAGCTTCTCGGCGAGGACGCCCCGGCCGCGGCCAAGTGA
- the atpD gene encoding F0F1 ATP synthase subunit beta, whose protein sequence is MTTTVETAVATGRVARVIGPVVDVEFPVDAMPEIYNALHVEVADPAKEGELKTLTLEVAQHLGDGLVRTISMQPTDGLVRQAPVTDTGTGISVPVGDFTKGKVFNTLGEVLNSDDTYEGERWSIHRKAPRFDELESKTEMFETGVKVIDLLTPYVKGGKIGLFGGAGVGKTVLIQEMIYRVANNHDGVSVFAGVGERTREGNDLIEEMAESGVIDKTALVFGQMDEPPGTRLRVALAGLTMAEYFRDVQKQDVLFFIDNIFRFTQAGSEVSTLLGRMPSAVGYQPNLADEMGLLQERITSTRGHSITSMQAIYVPADDLTDPAPATTFAHLDATTVLSRPISEKGIYPAVDPLDSTSRILDPRYIAADHYSTAMRVKTVLQKYKDLQDIIAILGIDELGEEDKLTVHRARRVERFLSQNTHVAKQFTGVDGSDVPLDESITAFNAIIDGDYDHFPEQAFFLCGGIEDLKKNAKELGVS, encoded by the coding sequence ATGACGACCACTGTTGAGACGGCCGTTGCCACGGGCCGCGTCGCCCGGGTCATCGGCCCGGTCGTCGACGTGGAGTTCCCCGTCGACGCGATGCCGGAGATCTACAACGCCCTGCACGTCGAGGTCGCCGACCCGGCGAAGGAGGGCGAGCTGAAGACGCTGACCCTGGAGGTCGCCCAGCACCTGGGTGACGGCCTGGTCCGCACCATCTCGATGCAGCCCACCGACGGTCTGGTCCGCCAGGCCCCGGTGACCGACACCGGTACGGGCATCTCCGTCCCGGTCGGCGACTTCACCAAGGGCAAGGTGTTCAACACCCTCGGTGAGGTGCTGAACTCCGACGACACGTACGAGGGCGAGCGCTGGTCCATCCACCGCAAGGCCCCGCGTTTCGACGAGCTCGAGTCGAAGACCGAGATGTTCGAGACCGGCGTCAAGGTCATCGACCTTCTCACCCCGTACGTCAAGGGTGGAAAGATCGGTCTGTTCGGCGGTGCCGGCGTCGGCAAGACGGTGCTCATCCAGGAGATGATCTACCGCGTCGCCAACAACCACGACGGTGTCTCCGTGTTCGCCGGTGTCGGTGAGCGCACCCGTGAGGGCAACGACCTCATCGAGGAGATGGCGGAGTCCGGCGTCATCGACAAGACCGCCCTGGTCTTCGGTCAGATGGACGAGCCCCCGGGTACCCGTCTGCGCGTGGCCCTCGCCGGTCTGACCATGGCGGAGTACTTCCGCGATGTGCAGAAGCAGGACGTGCTGTTCTTCATCGACAACATCTTCCGCTTCACCCAGGCCGGTTCCGAGGTGTCGACCCTGCTCGGCCGTATGCCCTCCGCGGTGGGTTACCAGCCGAACCTGGCCGACGAGATGGGTCTCCTCCAGGAGCGCATCACCTCGACCCGTGGTCACTCGATCACCTCGATGCAGGCGATCTACGTCCCCGCGGACGACCTGACCGACCCGGCCCCGGCCACCACCTTCGCCCACCTCGACGCGACGACGGTTCTCTCCCGTCCGATCTCCGAGAAGGGCATCTACCCGGCCGTGGACCCGCTGGACTCCACGTCCCGCATCCTGGACCCGCGCTACATCGCGGCGGACCACTACAGCACCGCGATGCGCGTCAAGACGGTGCTGCAGAAGTACAAGGACCTCCAGGACATCATCGCGATCCTCGGTATCGACGAGCTGGGCGAGGAGGACAAGCTCACCGTCCACCGCGCCCGTCGCGTGGAGCGCTTCCTGTCCCAGAACACCCACGTCGCCAAGCAGTTCACCGGCGTCGACGGGTCGGACGTACCGCTGGACGAGTCGATCACCGCGTTCAACGCGATCATCGACGGCGACTACGACCACTTCCCGGAGCAGGCGTTCTTCCTGTGCGGTGGTATCGAGGACCTGAAGAAGAACGCGAAGGAGCTCGGCGTCAGCTGA
- a CDS encoding F0F1 ATP synthase subunit epsilon has product MAAELHVALVAADREVWSGQATLVVARTTSGDIGVMPGHQPLLGVLESGPVTIRTSEGGTVVVAVHGGFISFADNKLSLLAEVAELADEIDVQSAERELERAKAEGDAAAERRADVRLRTAAAR; this is encoded by the coding sequence TTGGCTGCTGAGCTGCACGTCGCGTTGGTCGCGGCCGACCGAGAGGTCTGGTCGGGCCAGGCCACCCTGGTCGTCGCGCGCACCACGTCCGGCGACATCGGCGTCATGCCCGGTCACCAGCCGCTGCTCGGTGTGCTGGAATCGGGCCCGGTGACCATCCGTACGAGTGAGGGCGGCACTGTCGTCGTCGCTGTGCACGGCGGTTTCATCTCGTTCGCGGACAACAAGCTGTCCCTGCTGGCCGAGGTCGCCGAGCTGGCCGACGAGATCGACGTCCAGAGTGCGGAACGCGAGCTGGAGCGCGCGAAGGCGGAGGGCGATGCCGCCGCCGAGCGCCGCGCGGATGTACGACTGCGTACGGCGGCGGCGCGCTGA
- a CDS encoding F0F1 ATP synthase subunit gamma: MGAQLRVYKRRIRSVTATKKITKAMEMIAASRVVKAQRKVAASAPYATELTRAVTAVGTGSNTKHPLTTEAETATRAAVLLLTSDRGLAGAFNSNAIKAAEQLTVRLEAEGKEVDTYIVGRRGLAHYNFRERKVAESWSGFTDEPTYADAKKVAGPLIEAIEKDTAEGGVDELHIVYTEFVSMMTQTAVDSRLLPLRLEEVAEESSTKGEILPLYDFEPSAEDVLDALLPRYVESRIYNALLQSAASKHAATRRAMKSATDNAGDLITTLSRLANAARQAEITQEISEIVGGSAALADATAGSDK; the protein is encoded by the coding sequence ATGGGAGCCCAGCTCCGGGTCTACAAGCGTCGCATCCGATCCGTCACCGCGACCAAGAAGATCACCAAGGCGATGGAGATGATCGCCGCCTCGCGTGTCGTCAAGGCGCAGCGCAAGGTGGCGGCCTCCGCGCCGTACGCGACCGAGCTCACCCGCGCGGTCACGGCGGTCGGTACGGGTTCGAACACCAAGCACCCGCTGACCACGGAGGCGGAGACGGCGACACGTGCCGCGGTGCTGCTCCTCACGAGCGACCGCGGTCTGGCCGGCGCCTTCAACTCCAACGCCATCAAGGCGGCGGAGCAGCTGACCGTGCGTCTTGAGGCCGAGGGCAAGGAGGTCGACACGTACATCGTCGGCCGCCGTGGTCTGGCCCACTACAACTTCCGCGAGCGCAAGGTCGCGGAGTCGTGGTCGGGCTTCACCGACGAGCCCACGTACGCGGACGCCAAGAAGGTCGCGGGTCCGCTGATCGAGGCCATCGAGAAGGACACGGCCGAGGGCGGCGTGGATGAACTCCACATCGTCTACACGGAGTTCGTCTCGATGATGACGCAGACGGCAGTCGACAGCCGCCTGCTGCCGCTCCGCCTCGAAGAGGTCGCGGAAGAGTCGTCCACCAAGGGCGAGATCCTTCCGCTGTACGACTTCGAGCCGTCGGCGGAGGACGTCCTCGACGCCCTGCTGCCCCGGTACGTCGAAAGCCGTATCTACAACGCGCTGCTCCAGTCGGCTGCCTCCAAGCACGCCGCCACGCGCCGCGCGATGAAGTCGGCCACCGACAACGCGGGAGACCTGATCACCACGCTCTCCCGACTTGCCAACGCGGCCCGCCAGGCCGAAATCACCCAGGAAATCAGCGAGATCGTCGGTGGCTCCGCAGCCCTCGCCGACGCGACCGCGGGGAGTGACAAGTAA